The Candidatus Eisenbacteria bacterium sequence GTGCGGGGCGCTGCGGCGCCCCGCGACGTATGGCGGGAACGTGTGGGAATCGAACCCACCTCGGACGTTGGAAACGCCCGACAGAAGGATTTGAAGTCCTCGGAGTCCACCAGAACCCATCCGTCCCCGCGAACCGCTATGCCGACACCTCGAGCGGGCGCGAACCCCGCGGGAGCACCTCGCCGATCACGGCGGCCTTCACGCGCGCGCGAGAGAGCCTCGCCATCAGATCCTTCACGCGGGGCGGGCCCGCCACGATCAGGAGCCCTCCCGACGTCTGAGGATCGACCAGCGCCGCCCGGAGCGTCGCGGGCACCGTCTCATCGTAGCGCGTCTGGGCCTCGAGGTACGACGCGTTCGCCTGGAGCCCGCCCGGCGCGACGCCCTGGCCGGCGAACTCGAGCACGCCGGGAAGCACGGGCACCGCGCGGCTCCACACCCGGATCGTGACGCGGCTCGCCCGGGCGATGTTGAGGGCGTGCCCCAGGAGCCCGAACCCGGTCACGTCCGTCGCCGCGCTCGCGCGCGCCGCCTGCATCGCCTCGGCCGCGGCCCGGTTCAGCGTGGCCATCTGGCGCGTGATCGTGCGCAGCGAGGCGTCGTCGAGGAGCCTCCGCTTGAGGGCGGTCGCCAGGATGCCGGTGCCCAGGGGCTTCGTCAGCACGAGCAGATCTCCCTTCCGCGCGCCGGCGTTCGAGATCACGCGCTTCGGATGCACGTACCCCGTCACGGCGAATCCGAACTTGATCTCGCGGTCCCGGATCGAGTGGCCGCCCAGGAGCGCCACGTCCGCGCGGCGGAGCGTCTCCGCGCCTCCGCGCATCATCTCGCGCAGGATCGTGAGATCCCCTCCTTCGGGGAAGCCCACGATCGAGAGCGCCGAGACGGGCGTTCCGCCCATGGCGTAGACGTCGCTCACGGAGTTGGCGGCCGCGATTCGCCCGTACTCGTAGGGGTCGTTCACGACCGGCGTGATGAAGTCGACCGTCTGCACGAGCGCGAGACCGGGCGCGACCCGGTACACCCCCGCGTCGTCCCAGGTGTCGGGGCCGACGAGGACGTTCCGGTTCCGCTTGGGGGCGGGTAGTCCGCCGAGCACGTGGCTGAGGTCCTCCGGACCCAGCTTCGCCGCTCAGCCCGCGCAGGCGACCTGCTCGGTCAGCCGGTAGATGTCCCGTCTCGTGTGGCTCATGGATTCCAGGTACGGCCGCGCCGACCGGCGCGGATCAGGGGAGGAACGCCCACACCTCGATTTCGACGCGCGCGCCCGCGGGGAGATCCCGGGCCGCGATCGTGGAGCGCGCGGGGCGTGGCTCGGTGAAGCGGCTGGCGTAGACCTCGTTCATGGCCTTGAAGTCGGCCATGTCGACGAGGAACACGGTGGTCTTGACGACGTTCGCCAGGGTCGCGCCTCCCTCGGCGAGGATCGCTTCGAGATTCCGGATGGTCTGCTCGGTCTGCTCGGCCACGCCGCCAGGGACGAGCGCGCCCTTCGAGGGATCGGTGCCGGTCTGCCCCGACGTGACGATCCAGCGCCCCTGGAGCGTCCCGGTCCTCGCCTGGACGTAGGGGCCGATCGCGGCGGGCGCCCGGTCGGTGTGCAGGACCGCTCGGTCCGTCCCCTGGCTCACTCGACCGTGACGCTCTTGGCGAGATTGCGCGGCTGGTCCACGTCGCACCCTCGCTCCACGGCGATGTAGTACGCGAGGAGCTGGAGCGGGATCACCGCGAGGAGCGGCGTGAGCGATCCCATGGTGCGCGGGATGAAGAGCACGTGGTCCGCCTTCGAGACGACGTGCGTGTCCCCTTCCGTCGCGACGGCGATGATCTTCCCCTTCCGCGCGCGGACCTCCTCCATGTTGCTCAGGACCTTCTCGTAGGCCGAGTCCTGCGTGCAGATGAAGACGACCGGCATGTTGTCGTCGATCAGGGCGATCGGTCCGTGCTTCATCTCGGCCGCGGGATATCCCTCCGCGTGGATGTAGGAGATCTCCTTCAGTTTCAGCGCGCCCTCGAGCGCCACGGGGAAGTTCACGCCGCGCCCCAGGTAGAGGAAGTTGTTGTGATGGGAGTTCGCCTTCGCGATCTTCTGGATGCCCTCCGCGCCGGCGAGGATCGTCTCGATCTTGCCGGGAATCGCCTCGAGCTCGCGGACCAGCTCGGCCCCGACCTCGGGCGACAGCTCGCCGAGACGGCCCAGGTAGAGCGTGAAGAGCGCGAGCGCCGCGACCTGCGAGGTGAACGCCTTCGTCGACGCGACCCCGATCTCCGGTCCCGCGTGGATGTACACGCCGCCGTCCGATTCGCGCGCGATCGTGGAGCCGACCACGTTGCAGACGCCGAGCACTCGGGCGCCCTTCCGCTTCGCCTCGCGCATCGCGGCGAGCGTGTCGGCGGTCTCGCCCGACTGGCTGATCGCGAGCACGATCGTCCCCGGCTCGAGGATCGGATTCCGGTAGCGGAACTCCGACGCGTACTCGACCTCGACGGGGATCCGCGCGAGCTCCTCGATCAGGTACTCGCCGATGAGCCCCGCGTGCCAGGACGTCCCGCAGGCGGTGATCACCACGCGCTGGAGGGCGCGCAGCTCCGCGGCGGTCATGTTGAGCCCGCCGAGTCGCGCCATTCCCTCCTCGAGCAGGATGCGGCCCCGGAGCGTGTTCCGGATCGACTGGGGCTGCTCGAAGATCTCCTTCAGCATGAAGTGCGGGAATCCCGCCTTCTCGATCATCTCGAGGTCCCAGTCCACGGTCTCGATCTTCTTGGAGACCGCCTCCTCGCGGATCGTGGTGGTGTGGATCCCGTTGGGGGTGAGGACGACCATCTCCTCGTCGTCGAGGTACACCACCTGGTTCGTGTGGCGGATGATCGCCGACACGTCCGACGCCAGGATGTACTCCGAGTCGCAGATCCCGACGACGAGCGGACTCCCGTGGCGCGCTCCGACGATCTTCTGGGGCTCGTCCGTGGCGATGACCGCGAGCCCGTACGTGCCCGTGACAAGGCGCACCGCCGCGGCCACGGCCTTCTCGAGGTTCCCGTCGTAGAACTTCTCGATCAGGTGGGCGATCACCTCGGTGTCGGTGTCCGTGGTGAACTTGTGCCCTTCCTGCTGGAGCTTGATCTTGAGAGTGGAGTAGTTCTCGATGATGCCGTTGTGGACGACGGCGATCTTGTTCTTGCAGTCGGTGTGCGGGTGGGCGTTGATCGTGTTGGGAACGCCGTGCGTGGCCCAGCGCGTGTGCGCGATCCCGAGCCGCCCCTTGGGGTGGTTCGAGTCGACGAGCTTCTCGAGGATCGCGATCTTGCCGGCGGACTTCTCGATCTTGAGCCCGTCGCCGTTCAGAACGGCGAGGCCCGCCGAGTCGTACCCGCGATATTCCATCCGGCGGAGCCCTTCGAGCAGGATCGGCACGGACTCCTGCGGGCCCACGTAGCCGATGATGCCGCACATGGATGTCAGCCCCCCTGTGGCGCCGGTCGCGTGCTTCCCTGCGATCGCTCCACGGCTTCCTTCGCGCGCGAGACGAGGCCTTCCGCCCGTTCCCGGGTTGGGGCCTCGGCGATGATCCGCACGATCGGCTCCGTCCCGGACGCGCGCACCTGCACCCAGGCATCTTCCCAGACGTACTTTTCCCCGTCCAGCACATTGCGGTCCGCCTCGGGGAACGCGTCCCGGAGGGACTCCGCGGCCGCGGCCGCGTCTGCAAGTCGAAGATGGAGCGACCGTTTGACCATGACGAGGGGCGGCAGCTCCGCGACGCGCGCGCTCAGGGGACGGGAGTCCTGGGCGAGCCAGTCCAGCGTGATCGCCGCCGCCAGGAGGCCGTCCCGGGTCGCGTGGAGCGTGGGGTAGATGACCCCGCCGTTCCCCTCGCCGCCGATCACGCCTCCCTTCGCGAGGAGGAGCTGCGCCACGTGCGCCTCGCCCACGCGCGAGCGCTCGACTGCCGCGCCGTACCGGCGTGCGATCACTTCGACCCCCATCGAGGTCGACGCATTCACCGCGACGAGGCCCGGTGCCCGCGCGAGCGCCCAGTCGACCGCGATCTGAAGCGTGCGCTCCTCACCGATCGGCGTGCCGCGCTCGTCCACGATCGCGAGGCGGTCGGCATCGGGGTCGTAGGCGAAACCGACCGCAGCGCCCGTCCGCTTCACGAGCGCTCCGAGGTCGCCGAGGTTCTCGGGAAGCGGCTCGGGGACGCGCGGGAACCTGCCGTCCGGCGTGCAGTGGATCGCCTCGATCTCGCAGCCGAGCGCGCGTAGCAGCTCCGGAACGGCGATCGAGCCCGCGCCGTTCGTGGCGTCGACCGCCACCCGAAACCGGCGCGATCGGACGCGCTCCACGTCGATGCCCGGGAGCGCGAGGATCGCGGCGCGGTGACGCCCGATCGCCGCGTCATCCGTCCGGACCTGCCCGACGAGGTCGTGCGTCACCCACGCGGGCGCTCCCTCGCGCGCGCGGCGCGCGACCGCCTCGGACTGCGCCGGCGGGAGGAACGTGCCGCCCGGGCCGAAGAGCTTGAGCGCGTTCCAGGGCGCCGGGTTGTGACTCGCGGTGACCGCGAGGCCTCCCGCCGCCTCGTGTCCCCGGATCGCGAAGAGGATGGTCGGCGTGGGCGCGATGCCGACGTCGACGACGTCGTGGCCGGTCGCGAGGAGCGCCGCCTGCGCGCCGCGGAGCACCCAGGCCCCGCTCGGACGCGAGTCCCGTCCCGTCACGACCGGCCCCGGCCCGAGGAGCGACCCGTGCGCCCCCGCGAAGCGGGTGATCACGTCGGGGGTCAGGGCTTCCCCCACGATGCCGCGCACGCCGGAGGCGCTGACCATGAGGCCATGCCAGGGATCGCGGGAAGCCGCTGTGGGTGAGGAAGTCATCATGGTTTCGCGCCGAGGTGGGACTCTACCCCACTCTGTCGGCAGCTCCGAAGGCCTCCTTGATGGTGTCGGACCGGCGCTCTCTCGACGCCGGGAGTCCCGCTGGAACGGACCGTGGGGAAAGAATGGAGCTGGTGACCGGAATCGAACCGGTGACCCCGTCATTACGAGTGACGTGCTCTACCAGCTGAGCTACACCAGCCCCGGAAAGCGAAATCCCGCGCGGCGCGCGGGAGGCGAGCGCATAAGGTGGTGCGACCCCGCAGAATCGAACTGCGGACACCCACATTTTCAGTGTGGTGCTCTACCAACTGAGCTAGGGTCGCGCCGGTCGGAAAATTTATCAGACGGGGAGGTCTCGGTCAACCTCGGGGGTGCCGGAAACGGCGTCCGATCGCGCTTCCCGGCTAGGCGAGGCGCCGGCGGCGGTCGCTGCGCCCTCCGCGGCGGTCGGGCTTTCCACGGCGGTCCGTGTTCTCGCGCACGGGCAGGTAGATCGTGAGGATGCTGCTCCAGTCTCCCTCGCTCCGAGCCCGGATCTCGCCGCCGTGCTCCCGCACGATCTGGTACGCGACCGCGAGCCCCACCCCCGCTCCATAGCGGCGGGACGTCGAGAACGGCACGAAGAGGCGGTCCAGGCTCTCGCCGGGCGTCTTCGGCCCGTCATGGGCGACCTCGGCCTGCACATGGCCGTCCCCGCTCCGCGTCTCGACCCTCACGCGCCCGCCGCTCGGCACCTGCTGGAGCGCGTACTGGAATACGTTCGCCAGCACCTGGCGCATCTTCTCGTTGTCGAGGAGAAGGCTCGGCACCTCGGGCGAGAGCCGTTTCAAGAGCCGCACGCGCCGGCGCACGAGATCCTCGGACTGGGTCTCGAGCACTTCCTGGACGAGCGCGTTCAGGCTCTGGAGCTTGAGCCTCGGCCTCGTGAGCTGCGCGAGCGAGACCTGCTCGATGAGGATGCGCTCGAGCCGCTCCGTCTCTCTCAGGATGATCTCGAGGTACTCGCGGTTCGGATCCTCCGTCGCGAGGCTCCGGAGCACGCGACGCGCGAACCCCGTCACGGCGGCGATCGGGTTTCGGATCTCCTGCGCGACCTGGATCCCGCGCTCTCCCACCGCGGCGAGCTTCTCCGCGTGGCGGAGCTGCGCCTCGAGCTCGTGGATGCGCCGCTCGGCGCGCGACGCGACCTCGGCGCGCTGGTCGCGCACGGCGGCGAGCGTCGCGATCGAGGCGGCGAGATCCCCGACCTGCGCGTCTTCCGGGTCGAAGGGAGCCGCGGGAGCGGACGCGCGCGCGGAGCGAATGACGAGGATCGCGCCGCGGAGGGCGCCCTCCCACCGGAGCGGCACCGCCAGCGCCGAGCCCCAGTCGGGCGGCAGCGTCCCGGGAAGCCTGGGATCCTGGCGCACCTGGTCCACGAGGATCGGCCGCGGGTCGGCCTCGAGCCAGTGCCGGAGCGCCTCCCCCACCTCGAGGAGATCCCGGTCCTCGGCCGCGGGCTCTCCCGTCGTCGCGGTGATCGAGAACGCATCCGTCTCGCTCCTCGTCCACGCGACCGCCACGTCCGCGTCGAGCGCGGCGAGCAGCGAACGCAGCACGGAAGGATAGCCGGACTCGGAATCGCGGCGATCCCGGGCCTGCGCGGCCAGATCGAGGAGCGTTCGGAGCCCCGCGCCGCGACGGCGCGCGAGATCCAGGAGCCGCGAGCTCTCGAGCGCGATCCCGGCCTGCGCGGCCACCGCGCTCAGGAGCTCCATCTGGTCCGCGGTCCACCCCGCGATGCCCGGCGCCGCCGAGAGGACCAGGAGCCCGCGCACGCGCTCGCGTCCGAACACGGGCAGGAGCGCGACGGGCGCGTCGGGCAGGTGCTCGACGATGCGGCTCGGGAGACGGAGCTCGCGCGACGGGCGCGCCACGACGGCGGTCCGGCCGTCGAAGACGGCGTCGGCGAGGAGGTCCCGGTCCTGGTCCAGGGGGATCGGCGCCTCCCGCAGCCGGTCGAACACGGAGCTGTCGAACGCGCCGGCCGAGTCGAGCGCGTCCACGTCCAGGTACCCCTCCATCGAGGGAATGCCGATGTCCAGGTCCGCGTGCCGGTACGCGGCGCGCAGGGTGAGCGCGGCGGTCTCGGAAGAGACCTCGAAGAAGAGGAGCGAGTCGATCACGTCGCAGTACGCTCCGGCGATCGCCGCGAGGAGGAGCCGCGCCGTGCGTTCCGGATGGGTCGACGCGTGGAGGAGCGGGAGCGCGCGAAGGAGGAGCGCGGCGGTGCGATAGCGGCCTTCCTCCTCCTCGCCGGCCGGAAGCGGCGCGATGCCGCGGCCCTCCTCCTCCACGAGGCGGATCAGGAGGCCTACGGTCGGAAGGACGCCCGAGGCCTTCGGCGTGGCGGTGCCGCTTCGCTCGACGGCCGCCTGGAGGCGCGCGCAGTGGACGCAGTCCTGCGTGAAGCGCGTCTCGAAGTCGGGGCGGGCCTCGAAGGGACACGGCCTCGATTCGAGGAAGCAGACGCCGGCCGCGACGCGATCGGCGGAGCGAACGCGGCGCTCGGCGTATCGCCGCCATTCGAGGACGATCTGCTCTTCCAGCCGCGCCGTGCCCGGCGACCGCTTGACGCCCATCGCGCCCCTCCCTGATGTGATCGAACGGAATGTGCGAGGCGCTCCACCCCCACCTGGAGCGCCCCTCCGCGTGCCTGCACCCCCCCGGGCCGCGATACAGATTGATTTACGGCACGATCGGGGCTTATCTTGAGGCGACAGGTGCGGCGTAACGTATTGACATCAGGAGGATTACGGATGGAAGCCAAGCGGCCGGCGCAGCATCCCCAGCTCAACATGGAGATCGGCGAGAAGGAGGCGGAGGGGATCTACTCGAACTTCGTGGTCATCAGCCACTCCCTCTCCGAGTTCGTTCTCGACTTCGCGCGCGTCCTGCCCGGCACGCCGAAGAGCAAGGTCTTCGCGCGGGTGGTGATGACGCCGCCCAACGTGCGCGCGCTCCTCCATGCCCTCGAGACCAACGTGAAGAAGTACGAGGACACGTTCGGAAAGATCCGCACGCTCGACGAGAATCAGGCGAAGGAAATCGGGTTCACGTCCTCCTGATCCGGCCGGCGCCGGCGTCCTCGCGGAAGCGCCTCGGGGGAAGGCGGACCCGGCGGCGTCTTCCATCTCCGGTGAATCCAGTACCAGTGGTCGGGCCGCTCGCGGATCGCGCCCTCGAGAGCGGCGGTGATCTCGCGCGTGAGGCGGAACACCTCCTCGGTCTCGTCCCGCTTGGGATCGGGCTCCGTCACGAGGACCGACCGCGCGCGGAACGAGCCCCGCCCCACGCGCTCCAGCACCGCGACCAGGATGGGCGCGTTCCCGCGGATCGCGAGCCGGGCCGGGCCCGTGTGGGTCGACGCGGGGCGCCCGAAGAACGGAACGTGGATCCCCGCCTTGCGGGCGTCCTGATCCGGGAGCATGCCCAGGAACGCGCCCGCGCGAAGCGACTTGAGCGCGGTCCGCATGCCCTGCCCGATCAGGATCGGCTCGATGCCGAGCGCGCGGCGCACCTCGTTCAGGTAGGCGTCGCTCCCCGGATTCGTCTGGGCGGGGAGCACGTACTTCACCGGAGCGTAGCGCATCCCGACGGCGGCCCCGATCAGCTCCCAGTTCCCGAAGTGCCCGGTGAGGAGGATCGCGCCGCGCTTCGCGCGCGCCCACTCCTCGGCGGGCTCGAAGCCGACGAACTCCACGCGCGAGAGAATCCTCTCGCGCGGCTCGGCGGGGAGCGCCAGGAATTCGAGGAAGCTCCGGCCCAGCTGCTCGAACGCGCGGCGCGCGAGCGCGCGCGCGGACTCGCCCCCGGGTTGCTCGCCGAGCGATCGCGTCACGTTCTCGATCGCGATCTCGCGCCGGCGCTCGAGCACCCGGAACGCGATCCGGCCGATCGCCGCCCCGACGTCGCTCGCGCGGTCGAATCCGACCGTCCTCGCGGCGGCTCCCATCGTGCGGAGGAGAATCGTCTCGAGCCGCTGGCGCACGGGACGGAACGGACGCGCGCGGGCCATGTCAGGCTCCCGCGCGGCGGAAGCGGAGCCGCGGGACGAGCCGCACGCGCCCGCCGAACTCGCGACGCACCGAGCCGGACATCTCGAGGAGGAGGAGCGCCGCCGAGGCTTCCTGGATCGTGGCCCCCGCGCGCGCGGCGACCTCGTCCACGGTCTCCGGACGCTCGCGCACCGCGGCGAGGATGCGCGCCTCGATCGACCCGGCCGCGACGCCGGGAGGCGCGTGCGAGGGAGCCGCGGTGACCCACGCACCCGGAGGGCGGCTCCGCCTCGCGATCCCCGCCCGGAGCGGCGCGAGCTCCAGCGGAAGCTCCGGCTGCGGCCACGCGCCCCGGCCCGGAAGGAGCGCGAGCACGTCGCCGGGACCGGTCACGAGCGAGGCGCCGCTCCCGCGCAGGAGCGCGTGCGGCGCGGCGCCGTGGGGATTCCAGAGGCTCCAGGGAACGGCGCCCACGGGCCGGCGCATGGATCGCGCGTGGCGCGCCGTGAGGAGCGCGCCGCTCCGCGCGCCGCCTTCGACGACGACCACGGCGTCGGAGAGCGCGGCGAGAAGCCGGTTGCGGCTCGCGAACGCGCTTCGCGTCACGGGAGATCCGGCGGGGCGCTCCGTGAGGAGCCCGACGGAAGCGGCGATCGCTTCCGATAGCTCGCGATGGTCGTCCGGGTAGCAGAGATCGAAGCCCGTCCCCAGCACGGCGCCCGTGCGTCCGGAGGCGGAGAGCGCGCCGCGGTGCGCGGCGGCGTCGATGCCCCGCGCGAGCCCGCTCAGGATCTCGATCCCCCGGTCGGCCAGCGCGGCCGCGAGCTCGAAGGCGATCGCGCCCCCCTCGTCGCTCGCGCGGCGCGATCCCACGATGGCCACGCGCCACCCGGTTCGCTCCCACCCGCCGCGCAGGAACACGACCGGGCGGGTTCCGGACAGGCGCTCGAGTCCATGCGGATACTCCGGATCCTCCGGCGCGACCGCGCGCGGCGCGAGATCGTTCGTGCGCTTCCCGTCCACCCAACCCCCGCGCGCCGCCCCCGCGGCGCCAAGCGTCCGGCCACGGGGCTCAGGCCGAGCCCCGCGCCCCCTCGTCGCCCACCACGTCCTCCCAGAGAAGGCCGCCCTCCTCCGCGCCACCTCGCTCCGCGCGGCGCACCGCCGCGTCGAGCGCGGAAGGCTCGCGCAGGAGGCTCGTCAGCCGCTGGTAGCGCTCGGGATCGCGGGCCTGGATCCCGTCGAGCGCGAACGACTGCGCGCGCTCGGGAAGCGTCCGGACCGCGTCCGCCACGGCGAAGAGGCCCATCTCGTTGCCGCAGAGACCGACCAGCGCGTCGCGTCCCGAGTCCCGCACCGTGCGGTTGGGATCGCGGAGGAGCGCGACGAGCGGCACCGCGGCGACCGGCAGGGCCATGCGGCCGAGGGCCGACGCGGCGGCGCTCCGCGTGTACCAGAGCCCGTACTCGAGGAGCTCGATCAGCCGCTCCACGACGCGCTCGCCGAGCGTGGCGAGGGTGCGCGCCGCCTGGTCCCGAAGGAACCAGCTCTCCTGCTTCAGCACGTCGAGCAGCACCTCGATCGATTCCGGCGTCGGATTCTCCGCGAGCTGGCGGATCCACTCCTGCTTCTCTTCGGGGTCGCGATGGCGCAGCTCCTCCCAGAGCCTTGCCGTGTCCTTGGGAATCATGGCCTCACTCCTTGGTCCCTGGGACGGGATCGCCGTCCCTCCCGCGCGTCTCGGAGTCCTCCGGCCGCTCCGACTCGAGCATCGTCCAGATCCGGTCCAGCAATTCCTTCGTTCCCTCTCCGGTCACCCCGGAGACGGCCCCGCCCCACCCGGCGCCGTGCAGCGCGAACGGGGGGTCCGGCATCGATCCTCCTCCGACGAGATCGCTCCGGCTCATGGCGACGATCGTCGGCTTCCTCGTCAGGTCCTCGTGATACGAGCGGAGCTCGTGGCGCAGGACCTCGACGTCCCGCTCCGGCTCCGCGGACATGCTGTCGATCAGGACGAGCAGGACTCGCGTGCGCCACACGTGCCGCAGGAACTCGTGGCCGAGCCCTTTGCCCTGATGGGCTCCCTCGATGAGACCCGGCAGATCCGCCATGACGAAGCTCTGCTCGTCGCGCACGCGAACCAGACCGAGATGGGGCTCGAGCGTGGTGAACGGGTAGTCGGCGATCTTGGGGCGCGCCGCGCTGAGGCGGGAGAGGAGCGTCGATTTCCCGACGTTCGGGAACCCCACGAGACCGACGTCCGCGATGAGTCGGAGCTCGAGGCGCAGCCTCCGCTCCTCGCCCTCGCGCCCCGGCTCGGCTTCGCGCGGCGCCTGGTGCGTGGGGGTCGCGAACTTCGCGTTCCCCCGGCCTCCGCGGCCGCCGCGCGCGGCCACGAACGTGGCGTCCGGTCCGACCATGTCCGCGAGCACCTCCCCCGTCTCTTCATCCATCACCACGGTGCCCTGGGGCACGGCGACCCTCAGATCCGCGCCGCCTCTGCCGAACTTCTGGTTCCCGGAGCCGTGCGCGCCGGACGGCGCGCGAAAATGGGTGCGCGACTGGAAGTCGAGCAGCGTGCGAAGGTGGGGATTCACGAACAGGATCACGCTTCCCCCGCTCCCTCCATCGCCTCCGTCGGGCCCTCCCTTCGGGACGTACTTCTCGCGGCGGAAGCTCACGCAGCCGTTGCCGCCGCGTCCGGCCACGACGTGGATGGACGCACGATCGGCGAGCACGCGGAGCCTTGCCTACGCGACCGCTTCGATCGCCATGGCCTCGATCACCGCGTCCGCGGCCGCCTGCGTGCCCACGGCCGAGGGATCGTCCCGCCGCTCCTTCATGTCGTACGTGACGCGCTTCTTCTCGCGCACGACTCTCGCGATCGCGCGCTCCAGCCGGTCCGCGGCCTCCCGCTCTCCGAGATACCGCAGCATCAGCATCCCGCTCAGGATCATCGCGAGCGGGTTCACCTTGTCCTTCCCCGTGTACTTCGGAGCGCTCCCGTGCGTCGGCTCGAAGAGCGCGACGCCGTCGCCGATGTTGGCGCCGGGCGCGACGCCGAGCCCGCCCACGAGCCCCGCGGCGAGGTCGGAGATGATGTCGCCGTAGAGGTTCGGGAGCACGAGCACGTCATAGTCCTCGGGGACCTGGACCAGCTGCATGCACATGTTGTCCACGATCCGGTCCTGGAACCCGATCGCCGGGTACTCCTCCGCGACGCGGCGCGCGGTCTCGAGGAAGAGGCCGTCCGTGTTCTTCATGATGTTCGCCTTGTGCACCGCCGTCACCGAGCGGCGGCCGAGCTTCCGCGCGTACTCGAACGCGTGGCGCACGATCCGCTCGGTCCCCGACACGCTGATCGGCTTGATCGAGATCCCGGAATCCTCCTTGATCTCGCGATTGGCCTCGACGCGCACCAGGTCGCGGAGCGCGGTCGCTCCGTGCGACCCGACGGGGAACTCGATCCCCGCGTAGAGGTCCTCCGTGTTCTCCCGGATGATGACGAGATCGATGTTCTCGTAGCGGGAGCGAACGCCCGGATAGGACTTGCACGGACGCTCGCACGCGTAGAGGTCGAGCTCCTTCCGGAGCGCCACGTTCACGCTGCGGAAGCCCGACCCGACCGGCGTCGTGATCGGCCCCTTGAGACCGACCTTGTTCTTCCGGAGGGAGGCGAGCACGCGCTCGGGGAGGGGCGTCCCCTCGCGCTCGTAGACCTCCGTCCCTGCGTGCTGGATGTCCCACTCGAACGCGATGCCGGTGGACTCCAGCACCCGGCGAGTCGCCTGCGCCAGCTCCGGGCCGGTGCCGTCGCCCGGAATCAAGGTCACGCGGTAAGCCATGGACTCCCTTCCGATCTAAGTGGAAATGATGGACGCAAACGTCTGGTGTGCGGCGAGTTCTGCAGTTGACGTGCCCCCGGCGCAGACCCCTCCGGCTCGGGCCTGGACGCGATGGGCGCACGCTAGCAGAGGCGTACGCTCGAGGTCAAAAGGATTCGGCTCGCGTGGGTTACGAGGACGAGTCCTTCGAGGGCGACGGCTTCGGTTCGGGCTTCGGTTCCGACTTCTTCGAACCCTCATCCTTCGCTGGAGCCGACCCGCCGGACTCCTTCTTCTGCTGCTCCTTGTAGGATTTCGAGCGGTAATCCGTGATGTAGAAGCCGCTCCCCTTGAAGACGATCCCCGCGCCGGTGCCGATGAGCCTTCGCACCTTGCCGCGGCACTTCGGACAGCGGCTCTTGGGCGGGTCGGTCATCTTCTGGAAGACCTCGAATCGGTGTCCGCACTTCTGGCATTCGTACTCGTAGGTCGGCATCTTTACGCGCGCGCCATGACGCGCGCGCCGCAGCGCGCGCAACGTACAGCGTTCCCCATCCACAGACGATCCAACGGGCATTCCCGAACCGTCCGAGTCATAGTCCTCGCAACGCCTCCTCCAGCCGATTCATTCCCTCGGTGATGTCCCGCTCCGAGATGGCATACGAGAGCCGGAGGTGCCCCTCCATCCCGAACGCCGATCCCGGGACGCACACGATCTGGGCTTCATCGATCAGGTAATCGCACAAGGAGACGGAGTCCGTGACGCCGTTCCGGGCGGCGCGGATCCGTTCCGAGAAGTCGGGAAAGACGTAGAACGCGCCGTCCGGCGCCGCGAGGCGGACGCCCTGGAGCCGCGACACGCGCTCCACGATGAGATCGCGTCGCGCCGCGAACCGCTCCCGCATGTCGAGCGCGGGGCCGCGATCCCCCGTCAGCGCCCGGAGCGCCGCCTGCTGGGAGACGCTCGATGGATTCGAGGTCATCTGCCCCTGGAGCCGCTCCATCGCTTCCGCCACCTCGCGCGCCGCGGCCGCGTAGCCGAGCCTCCATCCGGTCATCGCCCACGTCTTCGACACGCCGTTCACGACCACGGT is a genomic window containing:
- the glmS gene encoding glutamine--fructose-6-phosphate transaminase (isomerizing); this translates as MCGIIGYVGPQESVPILLEGLRRMEYRGYDSAGLAVLNGDGLKIEKSAGKIAILEKLVDSNHPKGRLGIAHTRWATHGVPNTINAHPHTDCKNKIAVVHNGIIENYSTLKIKLQQEGHKFTTDTDTEVIAHLIEKFYDGNLEKAVAAAVRLVTGTYGLAVIATDEPQKIVGARHGSPLVVGICDSEYILASDVSAIIRHTNQVVYLDDEEMVVLTPNGIHTTTIREEAVSKKIETVDWDLEMIEKAGFPHFMLKEIFEQPQSIRNTLRGRILLEEGMARLGGLNMTAAELRALQRVVITACGTSWHAGLIGEYLIEELARIPVEVEYASEFRYRNPILEPGTIVLAISQSGETADTLAAMREAKRKGARVLGVCNVVGSTIARESDGGVYIHAGPEIGVASTKAFTSQVAALALFTLYLGRLGELSPEVGAELVRELEAIPGKIETILAGAEGIQKIAKANSHHNNFLYLGRGVNFPVALEGALKLKEISYIHAEGYPAAEMKHGPIALIDDNMPVVFICTQDSAYEKVLSNMEEVRARKGKIIAVATEGDTHVVSKADHVLFIPRTMGSLTPLLAVIPLQLLAYYIAVERGCDVDQPRNLAKSVTVE
- a CDS encoding Rid family detoxifying hydrolase, giving the protein MSQGTDRAVLHTDRAPAAIGPYVQARTGTLQGRWIVTSGQTGTDPSKGALVPGGVAEQTEQTIRNLEAILAEGGATLANVVKTTVFLVDMADFKAMNEVYASRFTEPRPARSTIAARDLPAGARVEIEVWAFLP
- the glmM gene encoding phosphoglucosamine mutase yields the protein MVSASGVRGIVGEALTPDVITRFAGAHGSLLGPGPVVTGRDSRPSGAWVLRGAQAALLATGHDVVDVGIAPTPTILFAIRGHEAAGGLAVTASHNPAPWNALKLFGPGGTFLPPAQSEAVARRAREGAPAWVTHDLVGQVRTDDAAIGRHRAAILALPGIDVERVRSRRFRVAVDATNGAGSIAVPELLRALGCEIEAIHCTPDGRFPRVPEPLPENLGDLGALVKRTGAAVGFAYDPDADRLAIVDERGTPIGEERTLQIAVDWALARAPGLVAVNASTSMGVEVIARRYGAAVERSRVGEAHVAQLLLAKGGVIGGEGNGGVIYPTLHATRDGLLAAAITLDWLAQDSRPLSARVAELPPLVMVKRSLHLRLADAAAAAESLRDAFPEADRNVLDGEKYVWEDAWVQVRASGTEPIVRIIAEAPTRERAEGLVSRAKEAVERSQGSTRPAPQGG
- the selD gene encoding selenide, water dikinase SelD, with product MSHTRRDIYRLTEQVACAGUAAKLGPEDLSHVLGGLPAPKRNRNVLVGPDTWDDAGVYRVAPGLALVQTVDFITPVVNDPYEYGRIAAANSVSDVYAMGGTPVSALSIVGFPEGGDLTILREMMRGGAETLRRADVALLGGHSIRDREIKFGFAVTGYVHPKRVISNAGARKGDLLVLTKPLGTGILATALKRRLLDDASLRTITRQMATLNRAAAEAMQAARASAATDVTGFGLLGHALNIARASRVTIRVWSRAVPVLPGVLEFAGQGVAPGGLQANASYLEAQTRYDETVPATLRAALVDPQTSGGLLIVAGPPRVKDLMARLSRARVKAAVIGEVLPRGSRPLEVSA